In the Flavobacterium sp. J372 genome, one interval contains:
- a CDS encoding ElyC/SanA/YdcF family protein produces MQRDSTFMSSLISPITYLWIFLIFALVFYKLKRRKTAKVFLLAGFFQLFLFTVTPLPVVMVRSLEQQYQVYNPTQDSVPVLVLGAGHVNDPQLPPLQRLSIPLLDRVAEGVRLHQVTKGKIIFSGFSRFNKSPHAMAMSQAAVSLGVNPSDTLMLDKPSNTWQEAAAFKARFGANKKFILVTSAVHMPRAMEIFQKTGLQPIAAPANFINRNEPGVNPYNWYPSSIKAMYTEIAIYEYCSTWYYRWFKD; encoded by the coding sequence TTGCAGCGTGATTCAACTTTCATGAGCAGCCTCATAAGCCCCATCACTTACCTTTGGATTTTTTTAATCTTTGCCCTTGTTTTTTATAAACTAAAACGCAGGAAAACAGCAAAGGTATTTCTGCTTGCCGGATTTTTCCAGTTATTTCTTTTTACAGTTACGCCATTGCCGGTTGTTATGGTGCGTAGCCTTGAGCAGCAATATCAGGTCTATAACCCAACGCAGGATTCTGTGCCGGTTCTTGTTTTAGGTGCAGGCCATGTTAACGACCCGCAGCTGCCGCCGTTGCAGCGCCTGTCAATACCGCTGCTTGACCGTGTTGCCGAGGGTGTCCGTCTTCATCAGGTCACAAAAGGCAAAATTATTTTCTCAGGATTCTCAAGATTTAATAAATCACCCCATGCGATGGCAATGAGCCAGGCTGCCGTAAGCCTTGGTGTCAATCCGTCTGACACGCTCATGCTTGACAAGCCTTCAAACACTTGGCAGGAAGCCGCGGCTTTTAAAGCACGTTTTGGCGCCAACAAGAAATTCATATTGGTTACAAGCGCCGTACATATGCCGCGTGCCATGGAGATTTTTCAGAAAACGGGGCTACAGCCTATCGCTGCCCCGGCTAACTTCATTAACCGCAATGAACCCGGCGTAAACCCATACAATTGGTATCCGTCCTCAATAAAAGCAATGTATACAGAGATTGCTATCTACGAATATTGCAGTACCTGGTACTACCGCTG
- a CDS encoding MATE family efflux transporter: protein MVLSVYTKEFRQNLTLAWPVILGMVGHTLIGLVDHIMVGRIGATELAAVSLGNSMVFIAMSVGIGFSTAITPMVAQGDSSKDDGMVRSVFHHGLLLCTILGIALFGVVMLAKPIMYHMGQPEEVVKLAGPYVNLVAFSLIPVVVFQGYKQFADGMSLTKYDMYAAVMSNIVHVIINYLLIYGVWIFPKMGIVGAALGTVISRVLMVAYMHYLLSHNEKLRQYFHGFSWASIKKAMLKKIVAMGIPSSMQMLFEVALFTTAIWLSGSLGKESQAANQIALSLASLTFMFAMGLSVAAMVRVGNQKGLQDYNKLRIVARSIFLLVVLVEIVFAILFVALHQVLPHLFLNNDPATILADNQQVIAIASSLLLVAAVFQISDGVQVVVLGALRGIQDVKIPTVITFVSYWLIGFPISFYLGLYTDLKAIGIWIGLLAGLSAAALFLYLRFNYMTNRLAKS, encoded by the coding sequence GTGGTACTATCAGTTTATACAAAAGAATTTCGCCAAAACCTCACACTCGCGTGGCCTGTAATACTCGGCATGGTGGGGCATACGCTCATCGGCCTGGTAGACCATATCATGGTGGGGCGTATAGGCGCCACAGAACTCGCAGCGGTATCACTCGGCAACAGCATGGTATTTATAGCTATGTCGGTAGGTATAGGCTTCTCAACTGCTATAACGCCAATGGTAGCGCAGGGAGACAGCTCAAAAGATGATGGTATGGTACGCAGCGTTTTTCATCACGGGTTGCTTTTATGCACAATTTTGGGCATTGCGTTGTTTGGGGTGGTTATGCTTGCAAAGCCAATAATGTACCACATGGGCCAGCCGGAAGAGGTTGTAAAGCTTGCAGGGCCATATGTAAATCTGGTGGCATTTTCATTGATTCCGGTAGTTGTATTTCAGGGATATAAGCAATTTGCCGATGGTATGTCATTAACGAAATATGACATGTATGCCGCTGTAATGAGCAATATAGTTCATGTGATTATCAATTATTTATTGATTTACGGTGTCTGGATTTTTCCTAAAATGGGAATAGTTGGGGCTGCCCTCGGCACTGTTATTTCACGGGTGCTTATGGTAGCTTACATGCACTACCTACTATCTCATAATGAGAAACTTAGGCAATACTTCCATGGCTTCAGCTGGGCTTCCATTAAAAAAGCAATGCTGAAGAAGATTGTGGCAATGGGTATACCATCAAGCATGCAGATGCTTTTTGAGGTGGCGCTCTTTACTACAGCAATCTGGCTGTCAGGCTCTTTGGGTAAAGAAAGCCAGGCCGCAAACCAGATAGCACTGAGCCTTGCATCACTAACGTTTATGTTTGCCATGGGACTGAGCGTTGCAGCAATGGTGCGGGTTGGCAACCAGAAAGGGCTTCAGGATTACAACAAGCTCCGAATCGTGGCAAGGTCGATATTTTTGCTGGTGGTGCTTGTTGAAATTGTCTTTGCCATACTTTTTGTAGCGCTGCACCAGGTACTTCCGCACTTATTCTTAAACAATGATCCTGCAACTATACTGGCTGATAACCAGCAGGTTATTGCTATTGCATCATCGCTTTTGCTCGTGGCTGCCGTATTCCAGATTAGTGATGGCGTACAGGTAGTGGTGCTCGGTGCGCTAAGGGGCATCCAGGATGTGAAGATTCCAACGGTCATAACATTTGTTTCGTACTGGCTTATAGGCTTCCCGATTTCGTTTTACTTAGGCTTATATACTGATTTAAAAGCAATTGGCATTTGGATTGGACTGCTGGCAGGGCTTTCAGCCGCCGCGTTATTTTTGTATCTTCGCTTTAATTATATGACAAATAGACTCGCTAAGAGCTAA
- a CDS encoding PPK2 family polyphosphate kinase, with amino-acid sequence MENLNTTNFIAKPETTLAAMQTSIDLGKTKDEICEALKKTSKKLSRLQEKMFANNRYSVLICLQGMDTSGKDSLIREVFKRFNARGLHVYSYKTPTSTELEHDYLWRHYIALPERGKFSVYNRSHYENVLVSRVHPEYVLSENLPGIHEVEDIKDGLWQQRFEQINNFEKHIAQNGVIVFKFFLYISKSEQKRRLLRRLDNEKHNWKFAPSDLEEREHWDAYIKYYEEAIKNTSKPHAPWYIIPADDKPTARFLVANTIFDVLQKYDIAAPEVADEVLENINKYRQQLRSEK; translated from the coding sequence ATGGAAAACCTAAACACAACTAACTTTATAGCAAAGCCGGAGACTACTTTAGCAGCAATGCAAACATCGATAGATTTGGGCAAAACTAAAGATGAAATTTGCGAAGCTTTAAAGAAGACCAGCAAAAAGCTTAGCCGACTACAGGAAAAGATGTTTGCCAACAACCGTTACAGCGTACTCATTTGCCTTCAAGGGATGGATACATCAGGTAAAGACAGCCTTATCCGCGAAGTATTTAAGCGGTTCAATGCCCGCGGCCTGCACGTTTACAGCTATAAGACGCCTACAAGCACAGAGTTGGAACACGACTACCTTTGGCGGCATTACATTGCGTTGCCCGAGCGCGGTAAATTCAGCGTTTATAACCGGTCGCATTACGAAAATGTGCTGGTAAGCCGGGTACATCCGGAATATGTTTTGAGTGAAAACCTGCCGGGCATACATGAAGTGGAAGACATTAAAGATGGCCTTTGGCAGCAGCGTTTTGAACAGATAAATAATTTTGAGAAACACATAGCTCAAAATGGTGTTATCGTATTTAAGTTTTTCCTCTACATCAGTAAAAGCGAACAAAAGCGCCGGCTCCTGCGAAGGCTTGATAATGAAAAACACAACTGGAAATTTGCACCGAGCGACCTGGAAGAGCGCGAGCATTGGGACGCCTATATAAAATATTATGAAGAAGCGATAAAAAATACATCAAAACCACACGCACCTTGGTATATAATCCCTGCTGATGATAAGCCAACAGCACGGTTTCTTGTAGCAAACACAATATTTGATGTATTGCAGAAGTATGATATTGCAGCCCCCGAAGTAGCTGATGAAGTGCTTGAAAATATAAATAAATACAGGCAGCAGTTGCGTAGTGAGAAATAA
- a CDS encoding RNA polymerase sigma factor, producing MDEKLLLACRKAQRDAQRKVYELMAPKLYHTCKRYLKHEEDIDEAMADAFYTIFTKLEQLIESKAFEAWARKITVNQCLLTLKKKVNFNIYIEDLGAGAEPSQTPPAALDEEDLLHLLTYLPEGCRTVFNLFAIEGYRHKEIAAMLNISEGTSKSQLNVSRTKLKELVNNVYYQNEKSHGKSR from the coding sequence ATAGACGAAAAACTACTTTTAGCGTGCAGGAAAGCCCAACGCGATGCGCAGCGGAAGGTGTATGAGCTTATGGCGCCAAAGCTGTACCACACCTGCAAACGCTACCTGAAGCATGAGGAAGATATTGACGAGGCCATGGCCGATGCTTTCTATACCATCTTCACTAAGCTGGAGCAGCTAATTGAAAGCAAGGCTTTTGAAGCCTGGGCACGAAAAATTACGGTGAACCAGTGCCTGCTCACCCTGAAGAAAAAGGTAAACTTCAATATTTATATTGAAGACCTGGGAGCCGGTGCAGAACCATCTCAAACACCGCCGGCTGCGCTTGATGAGGAAGACCTGCTGCACCTGCTTACGTACCTGCCTGAAGGATGCCGCACAGTATTCAACTTATTTGCCATTGAAGGTTATAGACACAAAGAGATAGCCGCCATGCTGAATATAAGCGAAGGAACCTCTAAATCACAATTAAATGTCTCGCGTACCAAGCTGAAAGAACTGGTTAACAATGTTTATTACCAAAACGAAAAGAGTCATGGAAAATCAAGATAA
- a CDS encoding TonB-dependent receptor plug domain-containing protein yields MENQDKLYQQFKDAADKAESKGFDCMEAIWNRVEEKLDEKKRRVIPIWQYVSIVAILLICLTVGGYIITNNTSVTAPKALPENEVSTVIDTQKVNDVLDPEKVKDEEEVVVNEPARTLYSSKSAERNDSKTSPDTKLQEGHTELDEVVVDVQMPPVKERYVGSAIAPEKSNDSLNAGTGMAMLHNKNMKAIGQGTIEQSPRATFVQNMEGQFPGVKVETGKPFGTTIRIGSNAKGFPEPMYVIDGMIANYSIFKQLDPKKIESVSILKDEGARAIYSDRGKDGVIIITTKDLSRKEKRQLKKLIKEHAEKSVTLSPESNNEKPK; encoded by the coding sequence ATGGAAAATCAAGATAAATTATACCAGCAGTTTAAAGATGCCGCCGACAAAGCCGAAAGCAAAGGCTTTGACTGTATGGAAGCGATATGGAACCGCGTTGAAGAAAAGCTGGACGAAAAGAAGCGCAGGGTGATCCCGATATGGCAGTATGTGAGTATTGTGGCAATATTGCTGATATGCCTTACCGTTGGCGGGTATATCATCACTAATAACACTAGCGTAACTGCGCCAAAAGCATTGCCTGAAAATGAGGTAAGCACGGTTATTGACACGCAAAAAGTGAATGATGTGCTTGACCCTGAGAAGGTGAAGGACGAAGAAGAAGTTGTGGTGAATGAGCCGGCAAGGACATTGTATAGTTCGAAATCAGCTGAAAGAAATGATTCAAAAACATCGCCCGATACTAAATTGCAAGAAGGTCACACAGAATTGGATGAAGTTGTAGTTGATGTACAAATGCCACCTGTGAAAGAACGATATGTTGGTTCTGCAATTGCACCTGAAAAAAGCAATGATTCTTTAAACGCTGGTACAGGTATGGCAATGCTGCACAACAAGAACATGAAAGCCATAGGCCAGGGCACTATTGAGCAGAGTCCACGTGCAACGTTTGTACAAAACATGGAAGGCCAATTCCCGGGAGTAAAAGTTGAAACCGGCAAACCATTCGGGACAACTATACGGATTGGAAGTAACGCAAAGGGCTTTCCTGAACCTATGTACGTGATTGACGGCATGATAGCTAATTACTCGATTTTTAAACAGCTCGACCCAAAGAAAATAGAATCGGTTTCTATACTAAAAGATGAAGGCGCGAGAGCGATTTACAGCGACAGAGGAAAGGATGGCGTAATAATAATAACTACTAAAGACCTTTCACGCAAAGAAAAACGCCAGCTGAAAAAACTCATAAAAGAGCATGCTGAGAAATCAGTAACATTATCTCCTGAATCAAATAACGAAAAACCTAAATAG
- a CDS encoding ABC-F family ATP-binding cassette domain-containing protein, producing the protein MISIDALSVQFGGTTLFSDVSFSINENDKIALMGKNGAGKSTLLKIIAGVNKPSSGGISAPKGTVIAYLPQHLLTEDNATVFEETSKAFEKIFKMKAEIDALNEELTVRTDYESEDYYKIIEKVSELSEKFYSIEEVNYEAEVEKVLTGMGFERTDFTRPTSEFSGGWRMRIELAKILLQKPDLILLDEPTNHMDIDSIQWLEDFLINSAKAVMVISHDRAFVDNITTRTIEVTMGRIYDYKAKYSHYLELRKDRRAHQQKAYDEQQKFIAENQAFIERFRGTFSKTEQVQSRVRMLEKLELVEVDEVDTSALRLKFPPAPRSGQYPVVVNELSKSYGDHVVFKDASMVIERGQKVAFVGRNGEGKSTMVKAIMGEIDFEGKMEIGHNVQIGYFAQNQAAMLDENLTVFETIDQIAVGDIRTQIKNLLGAFMFSGDDTTKKVKVLSGGERTRLAMIKLLLEPVNLLILDEPTNHLDMKTKDIIKDALKAFDGTLILVSHDRDFLDGLVEKVFEFGHKRVKEHFEDIKGFLEHKKMENLREIEKKA; encoded by the coding sequence ATGATTTCTATAGATGCGCTTTCGGTACAGTTTGGCGGTACCACGCTTTTCAGCGATGTTTCTTTTTCAATCAATGAGAATGACAAGATAGCCCTGATGGGTAAAAATGGGGCGGGAAAATCAACCCTGCTGAAGATTATTGCCGGAGTTAACAAGCCGTCTTCAGGCGGTATCTCTGCACCAAAGGGTACTGTGATTGCCTATCTTCCGCAGCACTTGCTTACTGAAGATAACGCCACTGTTTTTGAAGAGACATCAAAAGCGTTTGAGAAAATCTTTAAAATGAAGGCCGAAATTGATGCGCTGAATGAAGAGCTTACCGTGCGTACCGATTATGAAAGCGAAGATTATTATAAGATCATTGAAAAGGTAAGCGAGCTGAGCGAGAAGTTCTATTCTATCGAGGAAGTAAACTATGAAGCTGAAGTTGAAAAAGTACTTACAGGTATGGGCTTTGAGCGTACCGACTTCACAAGGCCAACATCAGAGTTTAGCGGTGGGTGGCGTATGCGCATAGAGCTTGCAAAGATACTTTTGCAGAAGCCAGACCTGATACTTCTGGATGAGCCTACCAACCACATGGATATCGACAGTATCCAGTGGCTTGAAGACTTCCTTATCAACAGCGCGAAAGCCGTAATGGTAATATCACACGACAGGGCCTTTGTAGACAACATTACAACCCGTACTATCGAGGTTACTATGGGTCGCATCTATGACTACAAAGCCAAATATTCACACTACCTCGAGCTGCGTAAAGATCGCCGCGCGCACCAGCAGAAGGCCTATGACGAGCAACAGAAATTCATTGCTGAAAACCAGGCGTTTATTGAGCGTTTCAGGGGGACTTTTTCAAAAACCGAACAAGTGCAATCCCGTGTGCGAATGTTAGAGAAGCTGGAGCTTGTTGAGGTTGATGAGGTTGATACATCGGCACTTCGCCTGAAATTCCCTCCGGCGCCACGCTCCGGTCAATATCCTGTCGTGGTAAATGAACTTTCAAAGAGTTACGGCGACCACGTTGTGTTCAAAGATGCGTCGATGGTTATCGAGCGCGGACAAAAAGTTGCTTTCGTAGGCCGTAACGGTGAGGGTAAATCTACAATGGTGAAAGCCATTATGGGCGAGATTGATTTTGAAGGAAAGATGGAAATAGGCCACAATGTGCAAATTGGTTATTTCGCACAGAACCAGGCAGCTATGCTTGATGAAAACCTTACCGTTTTTGAAACGATTGACCAGATTGCGGTGGGTGACATCCGTACTCAGATAAAGAACCTATTAGGGGCTTTCATGTTTAGCGGAGATGACACAACAAAGAAAGTAAAAGTACTTTCAGGTGGTGAGCGTACGCGCCTTGCCATGATAAAACTGCTGCTGGAGCCTGTAAACCTGCTGATACTGGATGAACCTACCAACCACCTTGACATGAAAACCAAAGACATCATTAAAGATGCGCTAAAGGCTTTTGACGGTACATTGATACTGGTATCACACGACAGGGATTTCCTTGACGGACTCGTAGAGAAGGTGTTTGAATTCGGGCATAAGCGCGTGAAAGAACACTTTGAAGACATTAAAGGCTTCCTTGAACATAAGAAGATGGAGAACCTTCGCGAAATAGAGAAGAAGGCTTAG
- a CDS encoding GNAT family N-acetyltransferase, whose amino-acid sequence MLKPFESERLLYRELLPSDAEAMFEMDSNPEVHRYLGGNPTQTIEETRRIIEMIRKQYIDNGIGRFAAILKETGEWIGWVGLKLERNVNGHETFYDIGYRLRPEFWGKGYATESARAFVDYGFNILKADKICAYADESNKASRRALEKAGLKYINTFDSDYLKKKMTNVRFGMRL is encoded by the coding sequence ATGCTCAAACCCTTTGAATCTGAACGACTTTTGTACCGCGAATTGCTTCCAAGTGATGCTGAAGCCATGTTTGAAATGGACAGCAATCCGGAAGTACACCGCTATCTTGGTGGCAATCCTACACAAACCATTGAGGAGACGCGCAGAATAATCGAGATGATCCGTAAACAATATATCGACAACGGTATCGGGCGTTTTGCAGCCATTTTAAAGGAAACCGGCGAATGGATAGGCTGGGTAGGCCTTAAGCTGGAGCGAAATGTAAACGGACACGAAACTTTTTATGATATTGGCTACAGGCTGCGCCCTGAGTTTTGGGGTAAAGGGTATGCAACTGAGTCGGCGAGGGCATTTGTAGACTATGGTTTCAACATATTAAAAGCCGATAAAATTTGTGCCTATGCTGATGAATCTAATAAAGCATCACGCCGCGCATTGGAAAAAGCAGGCCTGAAATACATCAATACTTTTGACTCTGATTATTTAAAAAAGAAAATGACGAACGTGCGGTTTGGTATGAGATTGTGA
- a CDS encoding putative signal transducing protein, protein MALIKIFSGSEIMALALKDKIEANDVKTMVKNNVQAGNIAGFGTLGQAVEVFINDRDYLKVSKVIEDFKMNS, encoded by the coding sequence ATGGCACTAATAAAAATATTCTCTGGTAGTGAAATCATGGCTTTGGCTTTAAAAGACAAGATTGAGGCAAACGATGTAAAAACAATGGTTAAGAATAACGTGCAGGCAGGCAATATTGCCGGTTTTGGCACGCTTGGCCAGGCCGTCGAGGTTTTCATCAATGACCGCGACTATCTGAAAGTAAGTAAAGTAATTGAGGATTTTAAAATGAATAGCTAA
- a CDS encoding DEAD/DEAH box helicase, with product MFLKKINPNLAKAIEEAGLTEANEIQLETWSTIKSGADAVICAPKGEGKTTTLVITVIQRLEKPFEESPRALIIVENKAEVLAVVDMFRQYNNHNGLRVYGVYEQGDIDYDKNQISLGIDVLIGTPGRLNEMFSTAGFDVNRLKMFIVDEAETLLKNRMETKIVRISDSITKTQRLFFTDVITDRVEILADRIMIEPLFFEFDEGGEEEDFDDEET from the coding sequence GTGTTTTTAAAAAAAATAAACCCCAACCTTGCCAAAGCCATCGAAGAGGCAGGCCTTACCGAAGCTAATGAAATTCAGCTTGAAACCTGGAGCACCATAAAAAGCGGTGCCGATGCAGTTATTTGCGCCCCGAAAGGCGAAGGCAAGACGACGACTTTAGTTATTACCGTTATTCAGCGCCTTGAGAAGCCATTTGAGGAGTCTCCACGTGCACTTATAATAGTGGAAAATAAGGCTGAAGTGCTGGCTGTAGTGGATATGTTCAGGCAATATAATAACCATAATGGACTACGGGTTTACGGTGTGTATGAGCAGGGCGATATAGATTATGACAAAAACCAGATATCGTTGGGCATAGATGTGCTTATAGGTACTCCCGGCAGGCTTAACGAGATGTTCTCAACGGCCGGTTTTGACGTGAACAGGTTGAAGATGTTCATTGTTGACGAGGCTGAAACCCTCCTCAAAAACCGTATGGAGACAAAAATTGTCCGCATCAGCGACAGCATCACTAAAACTCAGCGCCTGTTCTTTACCGATGTGATAACCGACAGGGTTGAGATACTGGCTGACAGGATTATGATTGAGCCGTTGTTCTTTGAGTTTGATGAAGGGGGAGAGGAAGAAGATTTTGACGATGAGGAGACCTGA
- a CDS encoding ABC transporter permease, translated as MMSLSLIIKREFNAKVRNKSFIVMTFLSPLLMVAMAVLIGYLANVNADEVSKVAIHDKNGLLKSDLKSTEKIKYEDVSAMPYEVAKKHASEGYEGMLYVPENISAKDLATKVQFITNDSPDLDIVNGVEEVIDDKLTKSNFKELGFDYDKIEQAKTKSDIHLSKFSGEETFKEANLIKIIIGGGCGYFIMMFIIIYGNMVMRSVIEEKTSRIIEIIISSVKPFQLMMGKIIGTSLAGILQFIIWAVLGLTLFTVLTSVFNVQMGTPPQQEVSQAAMSGVQLYVNEFLKLPLFTMFIGFIIYFIGGYFLYSSFYASIGAAVDSETDSQQFLFPIIMPLMLGVYVGFFTVIDDPHGTVATVFSMIPLTSPIVMLMRIPFGVPLWQLLLSIAILFGTFLGVVWFASKIYRIGILMYGKKPTYKEIFRWLRY; from the coding sequence ATAATGAGCCTGTCTTTAATCATAAAAAGGGAATTCAACGCCAAGGTGCGTAATAAATCGTTCATAGTAATGACATTCCTTAGTCCGCTATTAATGGTAGCCATGGCAGTGCTTATTGGGTATCTTGCCAATGTAAATGCCGATGAGGTTTCAAAAGTTGCGATACATGATAAAAACGGACTGCTGAAGAGCGACCTTAAATCAACAGAAAAGATAAAATATGAAGATGTATCGGCCATGCCTTATGAAGTAGCCAAGAAACATGCATCTGAAGGTTATGAAGGTATGCTGTACGTGCCCGAAAATATCAGTGCTAAAGACCTTGCAACAAAAGTTCAGTTCATCACTAACGATAGCCCTGACCTTGACATTGTAAACGGCGTTGAAGAAGTCATAGACGACAAGCTCACCAAAAGCAATTTTAAAGAACTTGGATTTGATTATGACAAAATTGAACAGGCAAAAACAAAGTCAGACATCCACCTAAGCAAGTTCTCCGGTGAAGAAACGTTTAAAGAAGCCAACCTTATCAAGATAATCATCGGCGGTGGCTGTGGCTATTTTATCATGATGTTCATCATTATTTATGGGAACATGGTGATGCGCAGCGTGATAGAAGAAAAAACCAGCCGTATCATTGAAATTATCATATCATCGGTAAAGCCTTTCCAGCTAATGATGGGCAAGATTATCGGTACATCACTTGCGGGGATACTACAGTTTATTATCTGGGCTGTTTTGGGATTAACGCTCTTTACAGTCTTGACATCAGTATTCAATGTACAGATGGGCACTCCGCCACAGCAGGAGGTTTCACAGGCGGCAATGAGCGGGGTGCAGCTATATGTAAATGAGTTCCTGAAACTGCCTTTGTTTACCATGTTCATTGGCTTCATCATTTATTTTATTGGTGGGTACTTTCTTTACAGCTCATTCTATGCTTCAATTGGCGCGGCTGTTGACAGCGAGACCGACTCACAGCAGTTCCTTTTCCCGATAATAATGCCGCTGATGCTTGGAGTATATGTAGGTTTCTTCACGGTGATAGATGACCCGCACGGCACTGTAGCGACAGTTTTCTCGATGATTCCGCTTACATCGCCAATTGTGATGCTTATGCGTATACCGTTTGGCGTGCCGCTGTGGCAGTTACTATTATCAATAGCAATATTGTTCGGGACATTCCTTGGCGTGGTATGGTTTGCTTCAAAAATCTATCGCATCGGAATCCTGATGTACGGTAAAAAACCAACATACAAAGAGATTTTCAGGTGGCTTCGCTACTAG